In the genome of Candidatus Palauibacter scopulicola, one region contains:
- a CDS encoding ABC transporter substrate-binding protein, whose translation MQRRFLALAAVVAAGTLPGAAMSQQSEAAAEGVHADSIVFGQSAALEGPAGELGRNMNLGIRAAFEEANREGGVHGRALRLIVRDDGYEPEPAVANTQELIEHGVFGLIGAVGTPTSAAAEPGASDAGVPYIGAFTGAGLLRGPDQRYVVNLRASYDQETQEMVDRLVEDLGFERIAVFYQDDNYGLAGLTGVRSAMDARGMALVSEAPYMRNTRAVKRGLLDIQAGNPQAVIIIGAYIPVAHFIRWARKIGLDALFVNISFVGSYALLDELGRAGDGVVVTQVVPFPRDPSIPVVARYQAALRAVDPAARPGFVSLEGYLAGRLVVEALAAGDQDVLPTRESFLRTLAESGPIDLGGFTVEYGAEDNQGSDLVFLTVIREGEFVPVTRLSR comes from the coding sequence ATGCAGCGCCGGTTTCTCGCGCTCGCGGCCGTGGTGGCGGCCGGCACGCTGCCGGGCGCCGCCATGTCGCAGCAGAGCGAAGCCGCGGCCGAGGGCGTGCACGCCGATTCCATCGTTTTCGGCCAGTCGGCTGCCCTCGAAGGGCCGGCGGGGGAACTCGGCCGCAACATGAACCTCGGCATCCGGGCCGCGTTCGAGGAGGCCAATCGGGAGGGCGGCGTCCACGGGCGCGCCCTCCGCCTCATCGTCCGCGACGACGGCTACGAACCCGAACCCGCCGTCGCCAACACTCAGGAACTCATCGAGCACGGCGTGTTCGGCCTCATCGGCGCCGTCGGCACGCCGACCTCCGCTGCCGCGGAACCGGGCGCGAGCGACGCCGGCGTCCCCTACATCGGGGCGTTCACGGGCGCCGGCCTGCTGAGGGGCCCGGACCAGCGTTACGTCGTCAACCTGCGCGCGTCCTACGACCAGGAGACGCAGGAGATGGTGGACCGCCTGGTGGAGGACCTCGGATTTGAGCGCATCGCGGTCTTCTACCAGGATGACAACTACGGGCTGGCCGGTCTGACGGGCGTCCGCAGCGCGATGGACGCGCGCGGCATGGCACTCGTCAGCGAGGCCCCCTACATGCGGAACACGCGGGCCGTGAAGCGAGGGCTCCTCGACATCCAGGCCGGCAACCCGCAGGCCGTCATCATCATCGGCGCGTACATCCCCGTGGCGCACTTCATCCGGTGGGCGAGGAAGATCGGCCTCGACGCCCTGTTCGTGAACATCTCCTTCGTCGGCAGCTACGCCCTCCTCGACGAGCTGGGCCGCGCCGGCGACGGCGTCGTCGTGACGCAGGTCGTGCCCTTCCCCCGCGACCCGAGCATCCCCGTGGTGGCGCGCTATCAGGCCGCGTTGCGGGCGGTCGATCCCGCCGCCCGGCCGGGCTTCGTGTCGCTGGAGGGCTACCTGGCCGGGCGGCTGGTCGTGGAGGCGCTGGCGGCCGGCGATCAGGACGTTCTGCCCACGCGGGAGTCCTTCCTCCGCACGCTGGCGGAATCCGGCCCCATCGACCTCGGCGGTTTCACGGTCGAATACGGGGCGGAAGACAACCAGGGCTCTGACCTCGTGTTCCTGACCGTGATTCGGGAGGGAGAGTTCGTGCCCGTAACCCGGCTCTCCCGGTGA